From a single Fusarium fujikuroi IMI 58289 draft genome, chromosome FFUJ_chr03 genomic region:
- a CDS encoding related to bile acid transporter: MAAVDLYHASFSKQLFNYIPTDQPLYSTWGTSWPKREVGVMLSLDIASGSILLLYLCRTPLSRFTPRWLQPFAQEPPPFHPKKRKWTFWTLCLLLIALIGLGLAISSAIVHSHHKASFMELVPWTVVALVTVLGRPVQAPKLLMLQYLLMMATTLTLRATYYLSFKVNSINPFDIGHLTLEILAILVIMNMPLRNPFWGSSNIGNAKAAPSNHVRSPEDNLTLFQFWTMRWVNPLSKIAQKREIAIGDVWQLPYEFQHWRLHQVFRTLKGKLLPCLIEANGLDLLIGTFAAILERVAEVSNLRLTSKLYQSLDKNDPAEAGLWCVVILTIDTVRQIARTSSGWYSRKAYERSRGETFIGLFSKLLTRAVPGSEMTEKDPSANIEETNASSSRFSRFFNQCCGRTKSRPAEKPAPDHQASNAKVVNLIRGDTYEISQRFWEFPRVVATPIKVIVTIYYLIDIMGWPSCVGFGFMVIFLICNSLLVRQVIKLERQRTGHSDRRAQAVAHFVEASRPLKLNGWTSSWRDRILRFRDVEMRKRFHISIVNAIISTINVFGGAVYPFASICLYTLILGRGLPNDVIWPSLQLFAQLEASTREAFDLISAVWKCTIPVERVNKYMSEPDRDEDAFSGCEARDIEFHNASFARPSTDHLVLRDLTLKFSTGLTVVRGKVGSGKSSLLLAILNELEHKSGHFSRADEPISYAQQLPWLQNKSIRDNITFHESFDSSRYREVISACALIPDFATFPMGDQTKLEEGGIGLSGGQKARVALARAVYSSCRILLLDDPLAALDHDTASYIVQRFLCGPLAKTRTIVLVTHRDDLVLRHADQVIDINDGYAHVLTPTELKEELDHPHLFNSGPAEVQPHEMPNEQVSEELPSDKGLPEEVTETGAIPVGIYLRYMGAGGWHLWVFLSLFYGLSRYCDIARARLLEAWGHESANFETLIQSEYWGLPNPNQNPRPWLYVLTGLSIAQILSYASAQVLLASISIRAARRLFRIAIDRVSKASFRYHDITPTGQLKNRLISDMGMVDGGILAPLEQFVFNLVALSLSLFAIMTHQIFLVAVIFVVAILFAYFYRIYVPASRCLRRMEMRYLTPIIANIGVMQDGLVTIRALKVESRFQNKHLEAVDDFQKHDHFFWSMTFWLDFRLGMSSAIMRTILVLSMVYMGTPASAVGFVLTQTNIAMIAVQQLCEKFAALQLDAVSLERVDALNRIPEEPSGDIEPPQDWPRPCDSVRFQNMSFKYADDLPAVLDNVSFEIPGGSTCAVLGRTGSGKSTIANALLVTQAPYSGAVSIGSIDLAYINRTALRNRVTFIQQDPILFPGTLHDNIDPEAKFSDQDCTNAIHRVLGTDWGLETRIDAGGKNLSQGQRQLVGICRAVLRRSGLVILDEATASIDRGTAAMVQRILRQELRESTVITIAHRLEAVEDATWCLRLDRGRVVECGPANNIGRNAGEAADI; encoded by the coding sequence ATGGCAGCCGTAGACCTCTACCACgccagcttctcgaagcAGCTCTTCAACTACATACCCACAGACCAGCCACTGTACTCAACATGGGGTACATCATGGCCGAAGCGCGAGGTGGGCGTTATGCTCAGTCTTGATATAGCTTCAGGTTCAATACTTTTGCTATATCTTTGTCGAACGCCGTTATCACGGTTTACTCCTCGCTGGTTGCAACCGTTTGCACAAGAACCACCACCGTTTCAtcccaagaagagaaaatggACTTTTTGGACTCTCTGTCTTTTGCTCATCGCCCTAattgggcttgggctggcTATTAGCTCTGCTATTGTTCACTCTCATCACAAAGCTTCGTTCATGGAGCTTGTGCCTTGGACTGTAGTGGCGCTAGTTACGGTTCTGGGTCGACCTGTCCAAGCTCCCaagttgttgatgctgcAGTATCTTCTCATGATGGCAACGACTCTAACTCTCAGAGCGACCTATTACCTCAGCTTCAAGGTTAACTCAATCAACCCCTTCGACATTGGCCATCTCACCCTTGAGATCTTGGCAATTCTGGTCATCATGAATATGCCTCTACGGAACCCATTCTGGGGCTCATCGAATATCGGAAACGCCAAAGCCGCTCCATCAAACCACGTCCGGAGTCCTGAAGACAACCTCACCCTCTTCCAATTCTGGACCATGAGATGGGTAAACCCCCTATCAAAAATCGCACAAAAACGAGAAATCGCCATCGGAGACGTCTGGCAGCTCCCCTACGAGTTTCAGCACTGGAGGCTGCACCAGGTATTCCGAACGCTCAAGGGCAAGCTTCTCCCATGCCTCATCGAAGCGAACGGGCTGGATCTTCTCATCGGCACATTCGCAGCTATTCTGGAACGAGTCGCTGAAGTTTCCAATCTTCGTCTCACAAGCAAGCTTTATCAGTCTCTCGATAAGAACGACCCTGCAGAAGCTGGGCTCTGGTGTGTCGTTATCCTCACCATCGACACTGTCCGACAAATCGCAAGGACATCTTCAGGATGGTACTCCCGCAAGGCCTACGAGCGAAGTCGCGGTGAGACATTCATCGGACTCTTCAGCAAACTCCTCACAAGAGCCGTCCCAGGATCTGAAATGACAGAGAAAGACCCCTCAGCAAACATTGAAGAGACCAATGCTTCTTCCAGCCGCTTCAGCAGGTTCTTCAACCAATGCTGCGGCCGCACCAAGTCCAGACCAGCAGAGAAACCAGCACCAGACCATCAGGCCTCAAACGCAAAGGTAGTTAACCTGATCCGTGGCGATACTTATGAGATATCCCAGCGATTCTGGGAATTTCCTCGCGTCGTCGCAACGCccatcaaagtcatcgtcaCGATCTACTACCTGATCGACATAATGGGCTGGCCATCTTGCGTCGGCTTCGGATTCAtggtcatcttcctcatctgcaACTCCCTCCTCGTTCGGCAGGTCATCAAACTTGAACGTCAACGAACGGGGCATTCTGATCGGAGGGCTCAGGCTGTTGCGCATTTTGTAGAGGCTAGTCGCCCgctcaagctcaatggcTGGACATCCTCGTGGAGAGATCGCATTCTAAGGTTCAGAGATgtcgagatgaggaagagatttCATATTTCTATCGTCAATGCTATAATCTCTACGATCAATGTCTTTGGAGGCGCGGTCTATCCGTTTGCGAGTATTTGCTTATACACACTCATCCTTGGACGCGGCCTACCCAACGACGTTATCTGGCCTTCACTACAACTCTTTGCACAGCTTGAGGCTAGTACCCGCGAGGCTTTCGATCTGATCTCTGCAGTCTGGAAGTGCACTATCCCTGTCGAGCGTGTCAACAAATACATGTCCGAACCCGACCGAGACGAAGACGCCTTTAGCGGCTGCGAAGCACGCGACATCGAGTTCCACAATGCAAGTTTCGCACGCCCCTCGACAGACCATCTCGTTCTTCGCGACTTGACCCTCAAGTTCTCAACGGGTCTGACCGTCGTGCGAGGTAAAGTTGGCTCAGGCAAATCTAGTTTATTGCTTGCGATCCTCAACGAACTGGAGCACAAGAGCGGTCACTTCTCAAGAGCCGATGAACCAATCTCGTATGCGCAGCAGCTTCCGTGGTTGCAGAACAAGAGCATCAGGGATAACATTACCTTCCATGAATCATTTGATAGTTCGAGATATCGTGAGGTCATAAGTGCTTGTGCACTGATTCCTGACTTCGCAACGTTTCCTATGGGTGATCAAACgaagcttgaggagggcGGTATTGGACTCTCAGGCGGTCAAAAGGCGCGTGTGGCACTGGCGAGGGCGGTCTATAGTAGCTGTCgaattcttcttctggacgATCCTCTTGCAGCTTTGGATCACGATACAGCGAGCTATATCGTTCAGCGCTTCCTTTGCGGACCGTTGGCCAAGACCCGAACAATTGTTCTCGTTACACATCGCGATGATCTCGTTCTTCGACACGCCGATCAAGTTATTGACATCAACGATGGTTACGCCCATGTCCTTACTCCAACGGAGCTCAAAGAAGAGCTCgaccatcctcatctcttCAACTCCGGCCCTGCTGAAGTCCAACCTCACGAAATGCCTAACGAGCAAGTATCTGAAGAACTTCCAAGCGACAAGGGTCTTCCAGAAGAAGTCACCGAGACAGGAGCTATTCCTGTCGGTATCTATCTTAGGTACATGGGTGCAGGAGGATGGCATCTATGGGTGTTTCTATCTTTGTTCTATGGACTATCTCGGTACTGCGATATTGCGCGAGCACGACTTCTCGAAGCATGGGGCCATGAATCTGCAAACTTCGAAACTCTCATCCAGAGCGAATATTGGGGTCTTCCCAATCCCAACCAAAACCCTCGACCCTGGCTATACGTTCTCACAGGTCTATCAATCGCCCAGATCCTCTCATACGCCTCAGCGCAAGTCCTCCTCGCTTCGATCAGCATCCGCGCAGCTCGACGACTATTCAGAATCGCCATCGACAGGGTTAGCAAGGCGTCATTCCGCTACCACGATATCACACCGACAGGTCAACTCAAGAACCGCCTCATATCCGATATGGGCATGGTCGATGGTGGAATTCTTGCGCCCCTCGAGCAATTTGTGTTTAATCTGGTCGCTCTCTCGCTGAGTCTCTTCGCTATCATGACACATCAGATCTTCCTTGTAGCGGTTATCTTTGTTGTCGCCATTCTTTTCGCATACTTCTATCGTATTTACGTCCCCGCTTCTCGCTGTCTACGCCGAATGGAGATGCGATATCTGACtcccatcatcgccaacattGGAGTCATGCAGGATGGTCTTGTGACGATTCGTGCtctcaaggttgagagtCGCTTTCAAAATAAGCACCTGGAAGCGGTAGATGACTTCCAAAAGCACGATCATTTCTTCTGGAGTATGACATTCTGGCTCGACTTTAGACTTGGTATGTCTTCAGCCATCATGCGAACCATCCTCGTTCTCTCCATGGTATATATGGGCACACCAGCTAGTGCAGTCGGTTTTGTTCTGACTCAAACCAACATCGCCATGATTGCTGTTCAGCAACTATGTGAGAAGTTTGCGGCTCTTCAACTCGACGCCGTGTCGCTCGAGAGAGTCGATGCTCTGAATCGTATCCCAGAAGAACCCAGCGGCGATATCGAGCCTCCACAAGACTGGCCCAGACCATGCGATAGTGTACGCTTCCAAAATATGTCATTCAAGTACGCCGATGACCTTCCCGCGGTGCTGGACAATGTATCATTCGAGATCCCTGGCGGTTCAACTTGCGCAGTTCTTGGTCGAACAGGCTCCGGAAAGTCCACCATCGCAAACGCTCTCCTCGTAACACAAGCGCCGTACTCAGGCGCTGTCTCAATCGGAAGCATCGATCTCGCTTACATCAACCGTACAGCCCTCCGCAATCGTGTAACGTTCATCCAGCAAGATCCGATCCTCTTTCCGGGCACATTACACGATAACATCGATCCAGAAGCCAAGTTCTCCGACCAAGATTGCACAAACGCAATTCATCGCGTTCTCGGTACTGACTGGGGTCTCGAAACCCGCATTGACGCAGGCGGAAAGAACCTGAGTCAGGGGCAAAGGCAGCTCGTGGGTATATGTCGAGCAGTACTGCGACGAAGTGGCCTGGTCATTCTCGACGAAGCAACAGCATCAATTGATCGTGGGACAGCGGCTATGGTGCAGAGGATCCTTAGGCAGGAACTCAGAGAGAGCACTGTCATCACGATTGCGCATCGGTTGGAGGCTGTGGAGGATGCGACGTGGTGCTTGAGGTTGGATAGAGGGAGGGTGGTTGAGTGCGGGCCAGCGAATAATATAGGGAGAAATGCTGGGGAGGCGGCAGATATATAA
- a CDS encoding related to sexual differentiation process protein: MAPLKQPGIITTDDDITLLDITSRTNDKSKQNGCSSGEKNGQQEPREHLKDTLRRLVEEHEHDQNFPDELLNRAREYLENENDEQQDTELGQSIYREFETQKELMLNSSIYPEVRAVVDDTDDPTLPVGTFRVFLLGTTFAIIGTGLEQFFSLRMPPIGLSTFIVQILALPVGKLLAKWLPTRRFRVLSQEFTLNPGPFNQKEQILIAMMANVTFGGSAIGAYIVSIIQVLKLDVFYGEKNLSNSIPWQILTLISTQFIGYGCAGLVRRFLVYPPSMIWPKALANIALTKALNKDNGHSEDTVHGWKMSRYKFFLICFTSMFFYFWIPNYLFKALYLFNWPTWISPGNVTLALIAGSTCGLGLNPLPTLDWNVATYLGDPIVTPFFTLMNYASGMAIWGFIVAPLVYFNNVWDTGYLPINKNYIYDNHGSRYNISRVLLPDLTLNQTAYHEYSVPLMTSTQVIKYAAAFMIYVATPVHMYLWHRKDIMSGIRACWARKSRDEEFNDVHNRLMSAYPECPHWWYIVILVASFIIACVSVSLWPTGMPIWGIVLAVFFTVMLQIPIGMLLAVTNMEVSTRILSQLIAGYVFEGQPIPNMIFQMFSFMSTHQSLNFASDLKLAHYAKIPPRWAFAAQVYATLLAGFVGLGVNHWLLRNVEDVCQAHQKDRFTCPRTHTFFMSSVIWGVVGPRRLFGTQGPYRAVTHTIPIGVILPIAVYFVSKRWPNAFWRNVNAPILFCGPMAWAPFNWSYVQGSIVLAFVFNKVIKRRYAAWWEKYAYVLTSSISAAIGISGAVMYFAVQHPGIELNWWGNRVQMGGVDQGGFVADGQVVSCSMLKVPEKGYFDIGFDWKV; this comes from the coding sequence ATGGCTCCCCTGAAACAGCCAGGGATAATCACTACAGATGACGATATTACTCTTCTGGACATCACATCTCGAACCAATGACAAGTCAAAGCAAAATGGCTGTAGCAGCGGAGAAAAAAACGGGCAACAAGAACCAAGAGAACATCTAAAAGACACCCTACGAAGGCTTGTGGAAGAACACGAACATGACCAGAATTTCCCtgacgagcttctcaaccgGGCGCGCGAATATCTCGAGAACGAAAATGACGAGCAGCAAGACACTGAGCTCGGCCAGAGCATCTATAGAGAATTCGAGACTCAGAAGGAATTGATGCTAAATAGCTCCATCTATCCTGAAGTCCGAGCTGTTGTGGATGATACGGACGACCCGACCTTGCCAGTCGGCACATTCAGAGTATTCCTTTTGGGGACAACATTTGCAATCATTGGCACTGGACTCGAACAATTCTTTTCACTCCGAATGCCTCCCATTGGACTTTCAACATTTATTGTGCAGATATTAGCGCTGCCCGTGGGGAAGCTGTTGGCGAAATGGCTGCCAACGAGGAGATTCCGGGTGCTTTCGCAGGAGTTCACACTCAATCCTGGACCGTTCAACCAAAAGGAGCAGATTCTCATTGCAATGATGGCGAATGTAACCTTTGGTGGATCTGCCATTGGAGCCTACATCGTGAGCATTATCCAAGTTCTGAAACTGGATGTGTTTTACGGGGAAAAGAACCTCTCGAATAGTATTCCTTGGCAGATCCTCACGCTCATATCGACCCAGTTCATCGGATATGGATGTGCTGGCCTGGTTCGCAGGTTTCTGGTATACCCGCCCTCAATGATCTGGCCAAAAGCGCTGGCAAATATTGCACTTACCAAGGCGCTGAACAAGGACAATGGACATTCAGAAGATACAGTGCACGGATGGAAGATGTCGCGATACaagttcttcttgatctgcttTACTTCCATGTTCTTTTATTTCTGGATTCCCAATTACCTTTTCAAAGCTCTTTACTTGTTCAACTGGCCGACGTGGATATCACCAGGCAACGTCACACTCGCCCTCATAGCTGGATCAACCTGCGGTCTGGGCCTCAACCCCTTACCAACATTGGACTGGAACGTCGCCACCTATCTCGGCGACCCTATAGTAACGCCCTTCTTCACACTCATGAACTATGCAAGTGGAATGGCAATATGGGGCTTCATAGTCGCGCCGCTAGTATACTTCAACAATGTCTGGGACACGGGCTACCTCCCTATCAACAAAAACTACATCTACGATAACCACGGCTCGCGGTACAACATCTCGCGCGTATTGCTGCCCGACCTTACGCTTAATCAGACCGCGTACCACGAGTACAGTGTCCCCCTCATGACATCCACTCAGGTGATCAAGTATGCGGCTGCCTTTATGATATATGTTGCTACACCCGTGCACATGTACCTCTGGCACCGTAAGGATATCATGTCTGGGATACGGGCTTGTTGGGCACGGAAGTCGCGAGACGAGGAGTTCAATGATGTGCATAACCGTCTTATGTCTGCGTATCCGGAGTGCCCTCACTGGTGGTACATTGTCATTCTGGTTGCATCTTTCATCATCGCCTGTGTCTCGGTGAGCCTGTGGCCAACTGGCATGCCAATATGGGGCATCGTTCTAGCTGTCTTCTTCACTGTCATGTTGCAAATTCCAATTGGAATGCTCTTGGCTGTTACGAACATGGAGGTTTCAACACGTATCCTTTCCCAGCTTATTGCTGGCTATGTGTTTGAGGGCCAGCCAATTCCGAACATGATTTTCCAGATGTTCAGTTTTATGTCGACACATCAGTCGCTCAACTTTGCTAGTGACCTCAAGCTCGCGCACTATGCCAAGATTCCACCGAGATGGGCATTTGCAGCACAGGTTTATGCGACGCTTTTGGCAGGTTTTGTTGGGTTGGGCGTGAATCACTGGTTACTCCGTAACGTTGAGGATGTATGTCAAGCACATCAGAAAGACCGCTTCACGTGTCCCCGTACGCACACTTTCTTCATGTCCTCAGTGATATGGGGCGTCGTCGGACCACGTCGATTGTTCGGTACGCAAGGCCCCTACCGAGCCGTCACACACACAATCCCCATCGGTGTGATACTCCCCATAGCCGTCTACTTCGTGTCCAAGCGGTGGCCCAACGCCTTCTGGCGGAACGTCAATGCTCCAATCCTATTCTGCGGACCGATGGCGTGGGCTCCGTTCAACTGGAGCTACGTGCAGGGCTCGATAGTTCTGGCATTTGTGTTCAACAAGGTGATCAAGAGGCGGTACGCGGCGTGGTGGGAGAAGTACGCGTACGTGCTGACGAGTTCTATCAGCGCGGCTATTGGTATTTCTGGCGCGGTGATGTACTTTGCGGTGCAGCATCCGGGGATTGAGCTGAATTGGTGGGGGAACAGGGTTCAGATGGGGGGTGTTGATCAAGGGGGCTTTGTGGCCGATGGACAGGTTGTTAGCTGTTCGATGTTGAAGGTGCCCGAGAAGGGTTACTTTGATATCGGGTTTGACTGGAAGGTGTAA
- a CDS encoding related to ferric reductase (metalloreductase), translating into MDMDHMHHDPGLRMDVNYAFARGYWYSIAGVVGALAAIRGINYLDAQQRLKACRDPSIDHPTRPRGVFSQAWATATAVVREMGHPQYYIPINGLRWATPLPLGRIIVLACYWVVIVYLMSWQVSKNDVYYWERIGYRNAWVTLTQFPLLYLLATKVNVIGFLIGSSHERLNWLHRWVARTMFVTATVHGFHFWTMWVRAEFLDYALQIMPLVKYGLAAWAILLWNVVTGIVPIRRLSYEVWVAQHVLTSIIMLWLLHKHIPSNARWLLWMSVSFLVFDRAMRWVLLFWQNVRLRPQGTECQGMKHLGHRVVTRIVGQATTVVTIKDVHFKWKAGQHIYLWVPRLGPFEAHPYTIACAHKVEGTCCCNSIQLVVRAHNGFSKRLHEYATKNSGSELTGFVSGPYGVPPKWNIYETLVLIGASTGASFVVPILESIAAAQKSNCTRRVEIILVARTSQEIQYYVERAEVAGRMVRAKGVGVSIHIAITSSNQSGPVFSRSESSNTSDSDDIQPVKGPTTGCCCSANGPDEKGCPSDSPCRGKITATVPELIREYTCRPDIEAMIREPVEQAWGETGVVVCGGREIVARTRNCVSRLSDERAVHKGTGAQGIYLHVEEYSF; encoded by the exons ATGGATATGGACCACATGCATCATGACCCCGGCTTGCGGATGGATGTCAACTATGCCTTCGCTCGAGGATACTGGTATTCTATCGCTGGTGTCGTCGGCGCACTCGCTGCTATTCGTGGTATCAACTACCTCGACGCCCAGCAAAG ATTAAAAGCATGTCGCGATCCGTCAATAGACCATCCAACACGTCCACGAGGGGTATTTAGTCAAGCATGGGCGACAGCAACCGCCGTCGTTCGCGAAATGGGCCATCCACAATACTACATTCCCATCAATGGCCTTCGATGGGCAACACCGCTTCCACTCGGTCGAATCATCGTTCTGGCATGTTATTGGGTCGTTATTGTCTATTTGATGAGCTGGCAGGTTTCAAAAAACGACGTGTACTACTGGGAGCGCATCGGATATCGCAACGCGTGGGTTACTCTAACCCAGTTCCCGCTACTCTACCTTTTGGCGACAAAGGTCAATGTTATCGGGTTCTTGATAGGGAGCAGTCATGAGAGGCTCAACTGGCTGCATCGATGGGTTGCGCGGACCATGTTTGTCACTGCGACGGTTCACGGCTTTCACTTCTGGACTATGTGGGTGCGCGCTGAGTTTCTGGACTACGCACTTCAGATTATGCCGCTGGTCAAATATGGACTCGCAGCTTGGGCTATCCTGCTCTGGAACGTCGTCACTGGAATTGTTCCCATTCGAAGATTGTCATATGAGGTTTGGGTGGCTCAGCATGTGCTTACCAGTATCATCATGCTGTGGTTGCTGCACAAGCATATTCCCTCAAATGCCCGATGGCTTTTGTGGATGAGTGTTTCGTTCCTCGTTTTCGACCGCGCCATGAGATGGGTGCTTCTCTTTTGGCAAAATGTCCGTCTTCGACCACAAGGAACAGAATGTCAAGGCATGAAACACCTTGGGCATCGAGTCGTTACCCGCATTGTTGGACAAGCCACCACCGTCGTCACAATCAAGGATGTACACTTCAAGTGGAAGGCAGGACAGCATATTTACCTCTGGGTCCCACGTCTTGGACCCTTTGAAGCGCACCCGTACACAATCGCATGTGCGCACAAAGTCGAAGGCACATGTTGCTGCAACAGTATACAGCTTGTCGTGCGCGCCCATAACGGATTCTCCAAACGACTGCACGAATATGCGACAAAGAATTCGGGATCCGAACTCACAGGCTTCGTATCAGGGCCATATGGCGTTCCCCCGAAATGGAATATTTACGAAACGCTGGTCCTAATTGGAGCGTCAACTGGAGCCAGTTTCGTTGTTCCCATCCTCGAAAGCATCGCGGCAGCCCAAAAATCGAATTGCACACGAAGAGTCGAAATTATCCTCGTTGCGAGAACATCTCAAGAAATCCAATATTACGTCGAAAGGGCCGAAGTGGCTGGAAGAATGGTACGAGCCAAAGGCGTCGGTGTAAGCATCCATATCGCTATAACAAGCTCCAATCAATCAGGTCCGGTCTTTAGTCGATCAGAGTCCTCAAACACAAGCGACTCGGACGACATCCAACCCGTCAAGGGACCAACAACAGGGTGCTGCTGCAGCGCAAACGGTCCAGACGAGAAAGGCTGTCCAAGCGACTCTCCCTGCCGCGGGAAGATAACCGCCACTGTTCCAGAGCTCATCCGCGAATACACGTGCAGACCAGACATCGAGGCCATGATTCGCGAGCCGGTAGAGCAGGCTTGGGGAGAAACAGGGGTCGTTGTTTGCGGTGGGCGCGAGATAGTGGCACGGACAAGGAATTGCGTGAGTCGTTTGAGCGATGAGCGAGCTGTGCATAAGGGAACGGGAGCGCAGGGGATATATCTGCATGTCGAGGAGTATTCATTTTAA
- a CDS encoding related to TWF1-twinfilin, an actin monomer sequestering protein, translating to MQSGISASQELQDQFNSLLSSDDTFGLLATIEKEALVPVATIPSKSSSFSDNLSGLEPHLKPDAALYIILRRYDTAPRFLAITYVPDSAKVRQKMLFASTRLTFVRELGTEHFRETIFATTAEELSVKGFEKHDAHNKLDAPLTEEEQQLGEVKRAEQEAGSGTGHKEIHLSKNFAMPISEDAVAALKEVGQDGGRIVTMLKINPDTEVVELVPEAPTPSGISELTQAISSTEPRFTFYRYTHTHNGAESSPILFFYTCPSTPGNKSIKFRMMYPLMKRSVLEVAEREAGLKLEKKFEVEEPSEITEQSVLEDLHPKVAARQGFSRPKRPGR from the exons ATGCAGTCCGGAATATCAG CCTCTCAGGAGCTGCAGGACCAGTTCAACTCGTTGCTGTCGTCGGACGACACCTTTGGTCTCCTCGCAACCATTGAGAAAGAGGCTCTGGTTCCCGTTGCTACGATCCCTTCAAAGTCAAGCTCATTCTCCGATAACCTATCTGGCCTCGAGCCTCATCTTAAGCCTGATGCCGCTCTCTACATTATCCTGCGTCGCTATGACACCGCTCCTCGATTCCTAGCCATTACCTATGTCCCCGACTCAGCAAAGGTGCGCCAAAAGATGCTATTCGCTTCAACACGCTTGACCTTTGTGCGTGAGCTGGGAACAGAACATTTCAGAGAGACCATCTTTGCTACGACAGCCGAGGAGTTGAGCGTGAAGGGCTTCGAGAAGCATGATGCGCATAATAAGCTGGATGCACCGCTCACCGAAGAGGAGCAGCAATTGGGCGAGGTCAAGCGTGCTGAGCAAGAGGCGGGATCAGGAACAGGCCATAAGGAGATTCATCTTAGCAAGAACTTTGCTATGCCCATCTCCGAAGACGCTGTTGCTGCTCTGAAGGAAGTTGGCCAGGACGGAGGCCGAATCGTGACGATGCTG AAAATCAACCCCGATACCGAGGTGGTGGAGCTCGTCCCCGAGGCACCCACCCCAAGCGGGATCTCAGAACTGACGCAGGCCATCTCCTCAACTGAGCCGCGGTTCACCTTCTACCGCTACACTCACACGCACAACGGCGCTGAGTCGAGCCCCATTCTGTTCTTCTACACCTGCCCGTCAACACCCGGAAACAAGTCCATCAAGTTCCGAATGATGTACCCCCTGATGAAGCGATCCGTTCTGGAGGTCGCTGAACGGGAGGCTGGTCttaagcttgagaagaagtttgaggttgaggagccTAGTGAGATTACCGAGCAGTCGGTTTTGGAGGATCTGCATCCCAAGGTTGCGGCCCGACAGGGCTTTAGCCGACCCAAGCGACCTGGTCGATGA
- a CDS encoding probable succinate-fumarate transporter codes for MASKNGNGKKQPPSAAVNLIAGGGAGMMEALACHPLDTIKVRMQLSRRARQPGAPKRGFIKTGAAIIAKETPLGLYKGLGAVLTGIVPKMAIRFTSFEWYKQILADPTTGAVSGKATFIAGLSAGVTEAVAVVTPMEVIKIRLQAQHHSMADPLDVPKYRNAAHALYTVVKEEGFGALYRGVSLTALRQGSNQAVNFTAYSYFKDWLKKWQPQYENTNLPNWQTTLIGLVSGAMGPMSNAPIDTIKTRLQKATAEPGVSAWTRITRIAGDMFKQEGVHAFYKGITPRIMRVAPGQAVTFTVYEFLKDKLEKSNISLVGGKYEE; via the exons ATGGCTTCAAAGaatggaaatggaaagaaACAGCCGCCCTCAGCGGCTGTCAACCTCATTG ctggtggtggtgctggtatGATGGAAGCTCTCGCATGTCATCCCCTCG ACACAATCAAAGTCCGCATGCAGCTCTCAAGGCGCGCGCGCCAACCAGGTGCCCCCAAGCGCGGCTTCATCAAGACGGGCGCTGCCATCATCGCAAAAGAGACACCTCTCGGTCTCTACAAGGGTCTCGGCGCCGTCCTCACTGGCATTGTGCCAAAGATGGCCATCCGCTTCACCTCCTTTGAGTGGTACAAGCAGATCCTCGCTGATCCCACAACCGGCGCCGTCTCTGGAAAGGCTACCTTCATTGCCGGTCTCTCAGCCGGTGTCACAGAAGCCGTTGCCGTCGTCACGCCCATGGAGGTCATCAAGATTCGCCTGCAGGCCCAGCACCACTCCATGGCAGATCCCCTCGACGTCCCCAAGTATCGTAATGCTGCGCATGCGCTGTACACTGTTGTTAAGGAGGAGGGTTTCGGCGCGCTGTACCGCGGTGTGAGCTTGACGGCGTTGCGACAGGGTTCTAACCAGGCTGTCAACTTTACTGCGTACAGCTACTTTAAGGATTGGTTGAAGAAGTGGCAGCCCCAGTATGAGAACACAAACCTGCCCAACTGGCAGACTACTCTTATCGGTCTTGTTTCTGGTGCTATGGGTCCTATGAGCAACGCCCCTATCGATACTATTAAGACTCGTCTGCAAAAGGCTACTGCTGAGCCTGGAGTTAGCGCCTGGACACGAATTACTCGAATTGCCGGAGACATGTTCAA GCAAGAAGGAGTTCACGCTTTCTACAAGGGTATCACACCTCGAATCATGCGTGTCGCCCCAGGTCAAGCCGTCACCTTCACCGTCTACGAGTTCCTCAAGGATAAGCTAGAAAAGAGCAACATTTCCCTAGTCGGAGGCAAGTACGAGGAATAG